A stretch of the Acyrthosiphon pisum isolate AL4f chromosome A2, pea_aphid_22Mar2018_4r6ur, whole genome shotgun sequence genome encodes the following:
- the LOC107882160 gene encoding fatty acyl-CoA reductase wat isoform X1 produces METAGAIAETFRNGTFLVTGSTGFLGKMLTEKLLRSCSVKNIAILVRSKKGFDASQRVADIYKQALFDRLRDEKPDFMDYIKVIDGNIEEESLGLSTADRNWIVENVNFVFHCAATIKFNEALELATKINIQGTNNLLTLAAQMKNLKGFVHVSTAYSHCPRKEIREQYYPTPVTAKELKNMLGSDELSESKILENWPNTYTFTKAITEDMISTNENRLPISIFRPSIIGCTKSEPEPGWLENMSGPTGIITGVVVGFLRAIAVATEKVTDIIPADYTANALISVMWDTVKRHQDCDYTKYEQPKIYNYVSSADSPLTWNEYIQGMTEHYIVSPPLRSMWYGFFIVYTNLWIGMVLKFFLHRIPAALVDFLLIIRGKSPKMLKMYEKTEIMMGLAHPFTTNQWKFDNSNTVKLLSSLNIEDRDQFEFGMVNFDWKSYIKTSYYGIRKHILKEEMSNLDKAISKNRKYVFTYMYEYNILCIVSFIMNNYIS; encoded by the exons ATGGAAACGGCCGGTGCTATAGCCGAAACATTTAGAAATGGGACGTTCTTAGTTACGGGGAGTACGGGATTTTTGGGGAAAATGCTCACAGAAAAGTTACTCAGGTCTTGTTCCGTGAAAAATATCGCGATTCTCGTGAGGAGTAAAAAAGGATTCGACGCCAGTCAGAGGGTTGCAGATATCTATAAACAAGCT cTTTTCGACCGACTTCGTGATGAAAAACCCGATTTTATGGACTACATCAAAGTCATAGATGGGAACATCGAAGAAGAATCGTTGGGTTTATCGACAGCAGATCGTAACTGGATCGTGGAAAAtgtgaattttgtttttcattgcgCAGCTACGATCAAATTCAACGAAGCCCTGGAGTTGGCGACCAAAATAAACATCCAAGGAACCAACAACCTGTTGACATTAGCTGCGCAGATGAAAAATCTTAAG gGTTTTGTACACGTGTCGACGGCATATTCACACTGTCCAAGGAAAGAGATTAGAGAACAATATTACCCGACTCCGGTCACGGCCAAGGAGCTAAAAAATATGCTGGGGTCAGACGAACTGTCCGAatctaa gattttagaaaattggCCGAACACGTACACTTTTACAAAAGCAATCACGGAAGATATGATATCGACAAATGAAAACCGTTTGCCCATTTCCATTTTTCGTCCATCGATTA tcggATGCACGAAGTCTGAACCGGAACCAGGATGGTTGGAAAACATGAGCGGACCCACAGGAATTATAACAGGTGTCGTGGTCGGATTCTTGAGAGCGATCGCCGTAGCCACAGAAAAAGTAACCGATATAATCCCAGCGGATTATACTGCCAACGCACTGATCAGTGTTATGTGGGATACTGTAAAAAg ACATCAAGACTGCGATTACACAAAATATGAACAACCAAAAATCTACAATTACGTTTCAAGTGCTGATAGCCCGCTAACATGGAACGAATATATTCAAGGAATGACTGAACATTACATTGTGTCACCACCTTTGCGGTCAATGTGGTACGGGTTTTTCATTGTGTACACCAACTTGTGGATCGGCatggttttgaaatttttcctGCACCGGATACCGGCAGCATTGGTCGACTTTTTGTTAATCATACGAGGAAAAAGTCCCAA aaTGTTGAAAATGTATGAGAAAACAGAAATTATGATGGGTTTAGCTCACCCGTTTACTACGAACCAATGGAAATTTGACAATAGCAATACCGTCAAACTGTTATCGTCACTAAACATAGAAGACCGCGACCAATTTGAGTTCGGCATGGTCAATTTCGACTGGAAATCATATATAAAAACCTCTTACTACGGGATTAGAAAACACATACTGAAAGAAGAAATGAGTAATCTGGACAAAGCGATATCTAAAAACCGGAAGTATGTATTTACGTATatgtacgaatataatattttgtgtatagtTTCATTCatcatgaataattatatttcataa
- the LOC107882160 gene encoding fatty acyl-CoA reductase wat isoform X2, translating to MIRIFNRTAIMVLLATRYILRTGVCTQHDNNEHGSSLDLFDRLRDEKPDFMDYIKVIDGNIEEESLGLSTADRNWIVENVNFVFHCAATIKFNEALELATKINIQGTNNLLTLAAQMKNLKGFVHVSTAYSHCPRKEIREQYYPTPVTAKELKNMLGSDELSESKILENWPNTYTFTKAITEDMISTNENRLPISIFRPSIIGCTKSEPEPGWLENMSGPTGIITGVVVGFLRAIAVATEKVTDIIPADYTANALISVMWDTVKRHQDCDYTKYEQPKIYNYVSSADSPLTWNEYIQGMTEHYIVSPPLRSMWYGFFIVYTNLWIGMVLKFFLHRIPAALVDFLLIIRGKSPKMLKMYEKTEIMMGLAHPFTTNQWKFDNSNTVKLLSSLNIEDRDQFEFGMVNFDWKSYIKTSYYGIRKHILKEEMSNLDKAISKNRKYVFTYMYEYNILCIVSFIMNNYIS from the exons cTTTTCGACCGACTTCGTGATGAAAAACCCGATTTTATGGACTACATCAAAGTCATAGATGGGAACATCGAAGAAGAATCGTTGGGTTTATCGACAGCAGATCGTAACTGGATCGTGGAAAAtgtgaattttgtttttcattgcgCAGCTACGATCAAATTCAACGAAGCCCTGGAGTTGGCGACCAAAATAAACATCCAAGGAACCAACAACCTGTTGACATTAGCTGCGCAGATGAAAAATCTTAAG gGTTTTGTACACGTGTCGACGGCATATTCACACTGTCCAAGGAAAGAGATTAGAGAACAATATTACCCGACTCCGGTCACGGCCAAGGAGCTAAAAAATATGCTGGGGTCAGACGAACTGTCCGAatctaa gattttagaaaattggCCGAACACGTACACTTTTACAAAAGCAATCACGGAAGATATGATATCGACAAATGAAAACCGTTTGCCCATTTCCATTTTTCGTCCATCGATTA tcggATGCACGAAGTCTGAACCGGAACCAGGATGGTTGGAAAACATGAGCGGACCCACAGGAATTATAACAGGTGTCGTGGTCGGATTCTTGAGAGCGATCGCCGTAGCCACAGAAAAAGTAACCGATATAATCCCAGCGGATTATACTGCCAACGCACTGATCAGTGTTATGTGGGATACTGTAAAAAg ACATCAAGACTGCGATTACACAAAATATGAACAACCAAAAATCTACAATTACGTTTCAAGTGCTGATAGCCCGCTAACATGGAACGAATATATTCAAGGAATGACTGAACATTACATTGTGTCACCACCTTTGCGGTCAATGTGGTACGGGTTTTTCATTGTGTACACCAACTTGTGGATCGGCatggttttgaaatttttcctGCACCGGATACCGGCAGCATTGGTCGACTTTTTGTTAATCATACGAGGAAAAAGTCCCAA aaTGTTGAAAATGTATGAGAAAACAGAAATTATGATGGGTTTAGCTCACCCGTTTACTACGAACCAATGGAAATTTGACAATAGCAATACCGTCAAACTGTTATCGTCACTAAACATAGAAGACCGCGACCAATTTGAGTTCGGCATGGTCAATTTCGACTGGAAATCATATATAAAAACCTCTTACTACGGGATTAGAAAACACATACTGAAAGAAGAAATGAGTAATCTGGACAAAGCGATATCTAAAAACCGGAAGTATGTATTTACGTATatgtacgaatataatattttgtgtatagtTTCATTCatcatgaataattatatttcataa